CTGAGTCTTTAAGCGGTTTTGGCTTTGTCAAGGTTTTTTTTGCACTTTTTTTGCAAAAAATCTAGGGAAAAAATTAAAAAAATTTGAAAAAAATGTTTGTCAAGGTCTAGAAAAAAAATTCTTTATGGACTATTTTTGGTGTACATGCTTCGGTTTACACAAGAAATATCTCTCGCTTTGCGCTCTATCGCTAATGAAGAAGAAGCGCATGAAATGTCTAAGAAGGCTAGGGAGCAATTTGAATTCCTCGGAATCAGATTGGTTCCCCGTCGTGAAGTCACGTATCCAATCTTCGACAAGTACCCGCCAAAGGACGGGGATGAACTCGTGTCGAGGGTTGAGGACATGTGGGCTCAGCCGTATAGGGAATTCCAGTACGCGGCTTGTGACTACCTGTTCCGCCATCGTGCTCTTCTCGGTGGCCAGCACCTTAATTTTTTGAAAAAACTCATCAAGACCAGAGCTTGGCGCGACACGGTCGATACCCTCGCTTCTTGCGTTCTGGGCGATTTGGCGCTCCGCTTGCCGGCGTTGCGTACGAAGATTGCCTCCTGGATCCGCGACCCGAACATCTGGGTACGCCGCAGTGCAATCATCTTCCAGGTGCAGTACAAGGACCGCACCGACTGGCCGCTCTTGCGTCAGTTCTGCCTCACTTGCGCCAAGGATGACGACTATTACATCCGCAATGGCATTGGTCGTGCACTTTCTGAATACGCACGCATCAACCCGACGGAAGTGCGTCGCTTTGTCCAAGACAACGCGTTTGCCGAACAGACCGCCCAGGAAATCCTGCGCCTTATCTAATCAGGGCGTTGGCGGGCTGCGAAATTTTGCAATGTAAGTTGCGCGAAGCCTCGGCTTTTAAAGACTCTCGAAAGAGGGTCTTTTTTTATACGCTGAGGAAAACCTTCAAATGAATACTCTAAGATGAAATAGTGATTTTGTAATGTAATTGTAACAATTGTAACATGTTTGTATAGTTTTTATTACATACGCTGTCCAAAAAACAGGAGGGGCATCATGAATACCAGTATCATGTACTCGACAATTGCCTTAGGGCTTGCTGCAACACTTTATGCGGCTGAAAATCCCGCTCTCAATATTGAGACGAGTGGAACTCTGTTACTCGATGACTTTGAGGACGGCGATTTAGTATCTAAATACGGTCCTTGGAAGTTTAGTGGTGATTTTGCCTCTGATCCAAATGATGGTGTGGGCGAATCAACTATTACCCCTAAAGTCGTTACAAGTGAAGATGAAGGTCATTCAGGAAAGATCCTCCAAATAGACTATTCTTTGAGTAAAGGGACTTACGAGTATGATCCTTTTGTGCAGGCTACACTATACATGGATGCCGACGACGGCTCGTATGATATATCCGCATGTTCGCAAATTGAATATGATTATAAGGGTGCGGCCCATAAAGTTCGTTTGATGAGCACATTGAGCGAGGCTATTGGTGGTGGTGATTGGGCGTACTATGAAATGTCTGTAGGAGCTTCTAAAGACAACTCGTGGGACCATGCTGTCCTTAATTTAGATCAATTCAAGAGACCGTCTTGGACTTATATAGACGTCAAGCTAAATGATGTAAAACAGTCTGTGTATGCCCTTGATTGGAATTTCTCAGGTTCTAGTGGGGTTTCTCGTTCATTGCAGATTGACAACGTGAAGTGCCGTAATCCGCAATTCTTTGAAATTTCGTTCTATAACGGTGAGGAATTGTTAGATCGTCAGACGGTGGCGGAAGGAGTGATGCCCCAATATGAAGGCGAAATTCCCGAAAAGGCTTCTGACGAGAAATTTGACTATGTTTTCAAGGGCTGGGAACCAGAACTAGCTGAAGCTACAAAGAATACTTCTTATCTGGCTGCATTTGATGCTGTAGCGGTTTTCAAAATCGCTGTGGGCGAAACGATTGTGATTGACGATTTTGAAGATGGTGATAAAATCAGCAATTGGGGCGGAGAATTCTCTAGTTATGACGATGAAGGCGTAGATTCCTATGCTCAAGAAGAAGTTGTTTCTGCCGGTGATTCGAAAAATATCAAGTTTAGCTATAAAAAGAAAAAATCTGGTGGATATGCCGGGCTTGAAATGCGACTTGTAGAAAGTGGAACCCGCAATCTTTCTTCGTGCAATGTCGTCAAGTATAAATATAAAGGTGTTAAACATAGTTTTAGATTGCAATCAACCGTTGTTGACGATTATCAGTACCACGAACAAACTGTAAACGCCAATGAAGATTGGACAACTGCAGTTGTTGAATTGGCTTCGTTGCAACAGCCTTCGGGTTATGTGGGTGTTGAAAGTGCAATCAAGTTTGCAACTGCTTTTGAATGGCAGGTGAACTACCGATCGGCAAATGAAGGTGTTTTGGAAATCGATGATATTAGCTGTTCCAATATTCCGATGTATACGGTTACATTCATGGATGGTGAAAATCATGTGGAAACGCGCAAGTTCTTTGAGGGTTCAATGCCTGAATGTGAATCTTGTGAGTATTGGTATAAACAATCTCTAGGTGAGTTTGAAAAATACGATTACACCTTTAACGGCAAGTTTTCTCCAGAACTTGAATCCGTGACGAAGGATGCTGTATACCAGATGGTGTGGGACGAAACGTTGCGCGAGTACATGGTGACGTTCGTGGATGAAGATGGTGAAGATCTTGATTTTGGTATGTTTGAATATGGCTCCACGCCTACGTATAATGGAGATGATCCGACAAAGCCGTCCGATGTGCAGTGGGATTACAAATTTAGTGGATGGTGGCCTGAAATTGTTCCTGTATCTGGGAGAACGGAATATCGTGCTGTGTATACATCGACTCCTCGCAAGTACATGGTCAAGTTTGTAAACGACGACGGTACGGAAATATCGGCTCAGGAGAAAGAGTATGGCTCATTAGTATCCTCTGTTGAGCCTGAAACGGCTCCGACTAAGAATTCGGCGGGCGGCATATCGTACACGTTTGATGGCTGGTCTCCTGAATTTGACGAATATACCACTGTGGAAGGTGATATAACTTATACGGCGACGTACAAGACCAGTGATAATAAGTACACCATTAGGTTTATGAATGGCGATGAAGTTTTGTGGGAAAATTTTGTGACGGCGGCTGAAATGCCTGCATATGAAGGTTCGCCGACTAAGGATGCTACTGCTGCTTATACCTATACCTTTAAGGGTTGGGATAAGGATGTTGTTGCTGTAACTAAGTCTGTGACTTATATGGCTATGTTTGACAGTACAAAGAACAAATACACCATTACGTTCAAGGATGATAATGGCACGGTTCTTGAAACCGAGATGTATGATTATGGAACGACGGCAAGTGAAATCGATGCTCCGAATATTGTAAGAAACGAAGAAAAGAACGATGAAGAATTTAGTTGGGTTTGGGGTGATAAGGGGTATTATAACGTTCCGAACTATGATTGTGAATGGCCGGTGATCGAAACGGTTACAGGAAATGCCACATATACGGCACAGTGCAAATATCGTGTGACATTTGTTCTTGGTGATTATGATGATTGGTATGAGTATGTGAGCTGGCAGTATGCTTATGGTGAAACGCCTACGTACGATGGCGAACCGACTAAGGATGATTATAGTGGTATGTACACTTATACCTTCAAGGGCTGGGACAAGAAAATTGAACCGGTGGGTCAATATTCTGTGACTTATACGGCCCAGTTTGATCGCGAGCTTGCACAGTATCTTGTCCAGTTTGTCGTGGATGATGAAATTATCGCTTCTAAAAAGTATAATGCCGGTACCGAAGCAGAGAAGGTGGAGGTTCCGACAGCGACGAAGGCGCCTACGGATAATTGTACCTATGTCTTCACGAATTGGGAAAATGATTGGGGCGGAGAAGGAATAGACGACGTGTGGGGTGATGTTACCTATACCGCTAAATTTGAATGTTCTACGACGAGTAATAAGGTCCTTGTAAAATTCGTTGTAGGAGACAATGTATTGAGCTCCACGGAATACGAGTACGGCACGAAGGCTGCTAGTGTGGCTGTTCCGACGGCAACAATACCTGCAACGGCTCAGTACACGTTTGAATTCGTGTCTTGGGATAAGGATATTGCCGATGTAACGGAAGCTGTGACATATACTGCCGTATTCGATACGATTGTGAACAAGTATACAGTTAAGTTCGTGTCAGAAGGCAACGAATTGAGCTCCACGGAATACGAGTACGGCACGAAGGCTGCTAGTGTGGCTGTTCCGACGGCAACAATACCTGCAACGGCTCAGTACACGTTTGAATTCGTGTCTTGGGATAAGGATATTGCCGATGTAACGGAAGCTGTGACATATACTGCCGTATTCGATACGATTGTGAACAAGTATACAGTTAAGTTCGTGTCAGAAGGCAACGAATTGAGCTCCACGGAATACGATTACGGTACGAAGGCTGAAAAGGTGACTGTTCCGACGGCAACGAAGGATGCAACGGCACAGTACACGTATACGTTCAAGTCTTGGGATAAGGAAATTGCCGATGTCACGGGTAATGTAACTTATACCGCCGTATTCGAAGGTGCAGTGAACAAGTACGTCGTGAAGTTCGTGTCTGAAGGTAAGGATTTGAGCTCCACGGAATACGAGTATGGCACGAAGGCTGAAAAGGTGACTGTTCCGACGGCAACGAAGGATGCGACGGCACAGTACACGTATACATTCAAGTCTTGGGATAAGGCTGTTGCCGATGTCACGGGTGATGTCACTTATACCGCCGAATTTGAAAGTACAGTGAACAAGTACGTTGTGAAGTTCGTATCTGAAAACAATGTATTGAGTTCCACGGAATACGAGTACGGTACGAAGGCTGCGAACGTGAAGGTTCCGACGGCAACGAAGGATGCGACGGCACAGTACACGTATACATTCAAGTCTTGGGATAAGGCTGTTGCCGATGTCATGGGTAATGTAATTTATACCGCCGTATTTGATGCTGTTGTGAATAAGTATACAGTGAAGTTCGTATCTGAAGGTAAGGAACTGAGCTCTACGAAATACGATTACGGTACAAAGGCTAAGGACGTGAAGGCCCCGACGGCAACGAAGACCGCAACGGCTCAGTACACGTATAAGTTCAAGTCTTGGGACAAGACAATCGCAGATGTCAAGGCGGCTGCAACGTACACGGCTAAGTTCGATAGCACTGTGAATAAGTACTGCGTGAAGTTTGTTGTCGAAGGCAAAACGGTGGATTCTACGATGTATGCTTATGGCACAAAGGCTAAGGATGTCAAGACGCCGAAGACGACGCCTGAAAAGAAAGCAACGGCACAGTACACTTACAAGTTCAAGTCTTGGGACAAGACTATTGCTGATGTCAAGGCGGCTGCAACGTACATGGCTAAGTTCGATAGCACTGTGAATAAGTACTACGTGAAGTTCGTTGTCGAAGGCAAGACCGTAGACTCTACAATGTATGCTTATGGCACGAAGGCTAAGAATGTCAAGACGCCGAAGGATACGCCTGAAAAGAAGTCGACAAAGGATTCTACGTACACGTTTGACAAATGGGATCCGGAGATTGTCGATGTCAAGGGCAATGCCACTTATAAGGCTAAGTTCAAGGCAAAGAAAAAATCCTCGGCTATTGGCCAGGTTGTCCAGAGCAACTTCAAGTATAGCTTTGCAAACAACGAATTGACGGTGTATATGCCGAAGGCTTCTCTGGTCCGTGTGCTGGTGTATGACTTAGGTGGCCGCTTGGTAACGTCCTTTAACGAAGATGTTGCCGGATCCAAGGTCTTTAGCCTTGATAAGCTGAAACGCGGTGTCTATCAGGTCCGCATTGAAAGCAAGAGCCAGACTCGTTCTGCTAGGATCTCTGTGAAGTAAAGGGGTAAAACCGAAAGCAAAAAAGCCTCGCCACAATGATGTGGCGGGGCTTTCTTGTCACGGAGCGTTCTGTAAATAAAAAAGCTAGACGTGAGAGTCTAGCGATGAAAATGTGTTATTTGTCTGTTTTGGTGGATTTCGTCTTTTCCTTTAGCGGAAAGCTGAATTTGCCTTGAAGGACGCAACCTTTTGCCCCCGGGTCGCATTCCTGTTTGCGTTTTTCGCAGAATGTTTCGTTGAGGTATTTACATTCCCAGCTCATAAGAATCTCCTTCTTTAAGTGAGTTTGTCATGCCCATTTCTTGTCATCCCGGACCTTGTTCCGGGAGGGCATCTCCTTTAATTTAAACAAAAAATGGGCAAATAAGCCTATAATTTTGAATGGGAATGGTCTAATTAAAATTCGCCTTAGTCAAAGTTTAGACTTCGGCGGTAGGGGGTGAAACCGGCGTTTTTGATGAAATTTTCGGCTTGTTCGATGGTCGTAAGCCCATGATTTTTAAGCACATTCTCTTCGATGACGATGCTGTTGATGTCGTCGGCGCCGGCGTGCAATCCGAGTTCCCCGAGTGAAAGTCCCATGCCAAGCAGCGAAACTTCGATGTGGGGGACGTTGTCGAGGTATAGGCGGCTGAGCGCAAGCAACTTGAGGTATTCATCGCCGCGTACATGGCGGATGGGGAATTTGTCGGTCTGCGGCTGGAACGTCCACACGACAAAACTCTTGAAGCCGTGGGCGATGTCCTGCGTTTTGCGCACGTATTCCAAATGCTCGATGACTTCTTCGGCGGTTTCGGCACTGCCAATGACGATGTTTGCGCTGCCAGGGAGTCCCTTCTTGTGGCATGCTGCAAGCGTGTCGCACCACTGCTGTGCCGGGAGTTTCTTGGGACTCAAGATTTGACGCATGCGGTCAGAGAGAATCTCGGCGCCTGCGCCTGGAACGGAACTGAGGCCCGCTTCTTTGAAAATATCAAGCAGTTCGTCGAGCGGTATGTTGTTGAATTCCGCGATGCGGACAAGTTCAACCGGCGAGAATCCGCGCACCTTGACGTCCAATTCTTGTGTGAGCATCTTGAGAACGTCGGTGTAATAGTTGAGCGGAATTTCCTTGTTGACGCCACCCTGCAGAAAAATCTGGTCGGCGCCTTTGGCTTTGGCCTCGAGCGTCTTTTGACGGATTTCGTCTAAACTCAAAATGTACGCTTCGGGGTGCTTTGCGGGGCGGCAAAAACTGCAAAAACTGCAAGTCACTTCGCAAACGTTCGTGTAGTTTACGATGCGGAATGCGGTATAGCCCACGCGGTTACCTGGGTGCTTGGCCTTACGTACCGTATCGGCGGCCTCGACGACTTCGGTCCACGGGACGTTTTTCAGAATTTCGAGCCCTTCTGCCGGTGTGAGGCGTTCTTGAGCGATTGCTTTATTTAACAAGGAATTCATCGCTTGTAATTATAGTAAAGTCGTCCATGGATTAATTGTCCATAGAACAACTATAGTTGCTTGTGATATGGTTCACATTTGGGGGTATATTATGAATGGGTTTAGTTAGGTAGAATACTGGTGTGTTCATGCTTGGTTTTGTGGAGCCACGCTGTTGTGTGGCGTATCTCCTTGCGTGTGTCAAATCAGTTTGGAGGACTTGTCCCTTCGGGATAAAGAGTTAGGAATGATACTAAAGGAGAACAGGTATGAATCATCTCAGTTTGAAGTGTGCTGCAATGGCGCTTGCTTTTGCGGCATCTGCACAGGCCTTTACCGTTACGGGTAAGGTTAGCGACGAAAGCGGCAAGGCTATCGAAAAAGCCTCCGTAGAACTTCTTAAAAATGCTCTCAAGACAACGACTGATTCCAAGGGCGAATTCAAGATCTTCAAAGATGAAACGATTGGCCTGCATGCGGCTCGTCCGATGCTTGGCTATGTGAGTGTGATGAACGGCGTTTTGTCTTATTCCCAGAGCACAAATGAACCGGTGCGCATTCAGGTTTTTGATGCTGTAGGTTCCCGCGTCTTGAACGAGACCGTTTATGGCACGGGCACGCTTGACATGCAGTCTATCGTGAAATCTCAGGGCTCTTATTTTGCACGCGTGAGCGTCGGTAGCGCGAAGAGCAATTTCCGCTTTACATCCAATGGCAATTACGGGATTTCGTTTGGCGAAGCTGTGGCTCGCGGTCTCAAGAAAGAAGAATCTGGCGATGAACTTCGCGTGATTGCAACGGATTATGATACGCTTACGGTTGCGCTCAGCAACTTGGACACGAACGTTACGCTCAAGCTCAAGAAGACTGTCAAGGAACCGGAATACGCTTACGGTTGGGGACTCAAGAACGATCCGGTGCCGACACGTGGTTGCGGCAAGGATACAAAGCTTGATTACAAGTATCGCGGTGATAAGCCGTATATCGAATTCAAGTGGAGCAAGGGTTCACGCACCGTGCGTCTCGACATCCCGAAGAACTACGACAAGAATAAACCGTACAAACTCATTTTCGGCATGCAGTGCATGGGCGGCTGGGCCGGTGGCGTGCAGGATGAAGGCTACTATGGCCTGAAACCGCTTGATACGGAAAATACCGCTATCTTCGTCGCTCCGGAAGGCAATGGAAACCAGGCCCCGTGGGGTCAGGATGACTACACGCTCTTCGATGAACTTCTTGCATACCTCGAAGGCAACTTCTGCATTGACTCTTCTCGTGTGTTCTCGACCGGCTTTAGCTACGGCTCCATGTTCTCTAACGGACTTTCTTGGAACCATCAGGACGTGCTCCGCGCTGTTGCCGTGTACGAAACTGCTGAACGCAACATTTGGCTCCCGCAGCGCAAGAAGATGGGCATTGGCTGGATGGGCGTGCTCGGCTTGCAGGACAATCTCTGCACTCCGGCAATGGGTCGCTCTGCTCGCGATATCATCTTGGAACTCAACTCCGAAGGTGGCAAGGCCAAGAACGAGCGTGCTCAGGAATATGGTGGCAACGGTCCGCATGTGTGCTATGACTACACGACAGTCGAAGAACGATTCCCGGTTCGCTGGTGCACGCAGAACGGTGGCCACATCTGGGACCACAAGGATCCGGGTTCGAACCAGTCTTGGGTACCGAAGACTACTTGGGATTTCTTCAACAAGTTCTAATATCTAAGAATCTTTCCTCCTCACTAAGCTCCCGGTTTCGGCCGGGAGTTTTTGCGTAGGAGAAAATTTGCCGTCCCGTTAGGCTTTTTCTATCTTTGGGTGCATGGAATTCAAGCGCTTTGAAGCTCTGATCGAGATGTTTCCGCAGGTGCAAATTTTCAGCACTGAGGGCGAAGATCTTGACCGAGTCATTACTCATTTCTTAAATCAACGTGAAAATGTCTCCACGATGTCGGAGGCGATGCAACGTAAAATCCAGCAGGCGTTGGCCCCGTTCTTCCAGCAGCGTTTTATTAGCTTGCACGATGCGGAAGCTCCGCTGGTGCGCAACCTGCTTCTGGACAAAAAGTTCTTTTTGCAGACGGACCGCTACATTGATGATATGGCGTGGCCGCTGACTGATCCGGATAAGCTTGGCGAAGCTTTGAACATTGCAGACCTTGCCGAAGGAATTCTTGACCGCAAACTGCTGAGCCTCTCAAACGGCGAACTGCGCCGAGTACTCTTGGCCCGCATGTGGATGGAAAAGCCGGAATGGGTT
Above is a window of Fibrobacter sp. UWB16 DNA encoding:
- a CDS encoding T9SS type A sorting domain-containing protein, translated to MNTSIMYSTIALGLAATLYAAENPALNIETSGTLLLDDFEDGDLVSKYGPWKFSGDFASDPNDGVGESTITPKVVTSEDEGHSGKILQIDYSLSKGTYEYDPFVQATLYMDADDGSYDISACSQIEYDYKGAAHKVRLMSTLSEAIGGGDWAYYEMSVGASKDNSWDHAVLNLDQFKRPSWTYIDVKLNDVKQSVYALDWNFSGSSGVSRSLQIDNVKCRNPQFFEISFYNGEELLDRQTVAEGVMPQYEGEIPEKASDEKFDYVFKGWEPELAEATKNTSYLAAFDAVAVFKIAVGETIVIDDFEDGDKISNWGGEFSSYDDEGVDSYAQEEVVSAGDSKNIKFSYKKKKSGGYAGLEMRLVESGTRNLSSCNVVKYKYKGVKHSFRLQSTVVDDYQYHEQTVNANEDWTTAVVELASLQQPSGYVGVESAIKFATAFEWQVNYRSANEGVLEIDDISCSNIPMYTVTFMDGENHVETRKFFEGSMPECESCEYWYKQSLGEFEKYDYTFNGKFSPELESVTKDAVYQMVWDETLREYMVTFVDEDGEDLDFGMFEYGSTPTYNGDDPTKPSDVQWDYKFSGWWPEIVPVSGRTEYRAVYTSTPRKYMVKFVNDDGTEISAQEKEYGSLVSSVEPETAPTKNSAGGISYTFDGWSPEFDEYTTVEGDITYTATYKTSDNKYTIRFMNGDEVLWENFVTAAEMPAYEGSPTKDATAAYTYTFKGWDKDVVAVTKSVTYMAMFDSTKNKYTITFKDDNGTVLETEMYDYGTTASEIDAPNIVRNEEKNDEEFSWVWGDKGYYNVPNYDCEWPVIETVTGNATYTAQCKYRVTFVLGDYDDWYEYVSWQYAYGETPTYDGEPTKDDYSGMYTYTFKGWDKKIEPVGQYSVTYTAQFDRELAQYLVQFVVDDEIIASKKYNAGTEAEKVEVPTATKAPTDNCTYVFTNWENDWGGEGIDDVWGDVTYTAKFECSTTSNKVLVKFVVGDNVLSSTEYEYGTKAASVAVPTATIPATAQYTFEFVSWDKDIADVTEAVTYTAVFDTIVNKYTVKFVSEGNELSSTEYEYGTKAASVAVPTATIPATAQYTFEFVSWDKDIADVTEAVTYTAVFDTIVNKYTVKFVSEGNELSSTEYDYGTKAEKVTVPTATKDATAQYTYTFKSWDKEIADVTGNVTYTAVFEGAVNKYVVKFVSEGKDLSSTEYEYGTKAEKVTVPTATKDATAQYTYTFKSWDKAVADVTGDVTYTAEFESTVNKYVVKFVSENNVLSSTEYEYGTKAANVKVPTATKDATAQYTYTFKSWDKAVADVMGNVIYTAVFDAVVNKYTVKFVSEGKELSSTKYDYGTKAKDVKAPTATKTATAQYTYKFKSWDKTIADVKAAATYTAKFDSTVNKYCVKFVVEGKTVDSTMYAYGTKAKDVKTPKTTPEKKATAQYTYKFKSWDKTIADVKAAATYMAKFDSTVNKYYVKFVVEGKTVDSTMYAYGTKAKNVKTPKDTPEKKSTKDSTYTFDKWDPEIVDVKGNATYKAKFKAKKKSSAIGQVVQSNFKYSFANNELTVYMPKASLVRVLVYDLGGRLVTSFNEDVAGSKVFSLDKLKRGVYQVRIESKSQTRSARISVK
- a CDS encoding radical SAM protein, giving the protein MNSLLNKAIAQERLTPAEGLEILKNVPWTEVVEAADTVRKAKHPGNRVGYTAFRIVNYTNVCEVTCSFCSFCRPAKHPEAYILSLDEIRQKTLEAKAKGADQIFLQGGVNKEIPLNYYTDVLKMLTQELDVKVRGFSPVELVRIAEFNNIPLDELLDIFKEAGLSSVPGAGAEILSDRMRQILSPKKLPAQQWCDTLAACHKKGLPGSANIVIGSAETAEEVIEHLEYVRKTQDIAHGFKSFVVWTFQPQTDKFPIRHVRGDEYLKLLALSRLYLDNVPHIEVSLLGMGLSLGELGLHAGADDINSIVIEENVLKNHGLTTIEQAENFIKNAGFTPYRRSLNFD
- a CDS encoding DNA alkylation repair protein — protein: MLRFTQEISLALRSIANEEEAHEMSKKAREQFEFLGIRLVPRREVTYPIFDKYPPKDGDELVSRVEDMWAQPYREFQYAACDYLFRHRALLGGQHLNFLKKLIKTRAWRDTVDTLASCVLGDLALRLPALRTKIASWIRDPNIWVRRSAIIFQVQYKDRTDWPLLRQFCLTCAKDDDYYIRNGIGRALSEYARINPTEVRRFVQDNAFAEQTAQEILRLI
- a CDS encoding esterase; translated protein: MNHLSLKCAAMALAFAASAQAFTVTGKVSDESGKAIEKASVELLKNALKTTTDSKGEFKIFKDETIGLHAARPMLGYVSVMNGVLSYSQSTNEPVRIQVFDAVGSRVLNETVYGTGTLDMQSIVKSQGSYFARVSVGSAKSNFRFTSNGNYGISFGEAVARGLKKEESGDELRVIATDYDTLTVALSNLDTNVTLKLKKTVKEPEYAYGWGLKNDPVPTRGCGKDTKLDYKYRGDKPYIEFKWSKGSRTVRLDIPKNYDKNKPYKLIFGMQCMGGWAGGVQDEGYYGLKPLDTENTAIFVAPEGNGNQAPWGQDDYTLFDELLAYLEGNFCIDSSRVFSTGFSYGSMFSNGLSWNHQDVLRAVAVYETAERNIWLPQRKKMGIGWMGVLGLQDNLCTPAMGRSARDIILELNSEGGKAKNERAQEYGGNGPHVCYDYTTVEERFPVRWCTQNGGHIWDHKDPGSNQSWVPKTTWDFFNKF